The sequence CTCTGAGGAGGAACAACACAAAGAGGAAGAAGACAGACCAACCAATTACAGCATAAAGTACAATGAAGAGGAACATCATGTTGATCAGCCTATTGATTATAGTCTAAAATATTCAACAGAAATTCATCCCTCTTCTCAGAAGCcatcttttgctttttcaaacaGTTCATCAGTGCAAAGCACTAAAACTGATCATATTTCCTCAAGCTGTGGGAACATATCAACCCCTTCAGGTAGTTCAGAGAGACAGAATCAGCTTCACCCAGGTTCTGCACAGAGTAGAAGCAGTCATGCTCAGAAGACTGCCTCCTGTAAGACTCCCTCTATTAATCAGGAAACTATACAAACTTACTGTGTCGAAGATACACCAATATGTTTTTCAAGGTGTAGCTCTTTGTCGTCTTTGTCATCAGCTGAAGATGAAATAGGACGTGATCAATCCACGCATGTGACAGATGCTAATAACACATTACAGAGAGCAGAACTAAAGGAAAACAATGGGATTCTGTCTACAGAAGGTGCAGTAAGTGAAGTTGCATCAGCacctcagcacatcagaacaaaATCTAGTAGACTTCAGACTCCTAGTTTATCTCCTTCTGACTCTTCTAGACATAAAGCTGTTGAATTTTCTTCAGGTGCCAAATCTCCCTCAAAGAATGGTGCACACACTCCTAAAAGTCCACCAGAACATTACGTGCAGGAGACTCCACTCATGTTTAGCAGATGTACTTCTGTAAGTTCCCTGGATAGTTTTGAAAGCCATTCAATTGCTAGTTCAGTTCAAAGTGAGCCTTGCAGTGGAATGGTAAGTGGTATTATAAGTCCCAGTGATCTTCCAGACAGCCCTGGACAAACAATGCCTCCAAGCAGAAGTAAAACTCCCCCCCCTGCTCAAGGAGCTCAAGTAAAGAAGGAAGTAGCTAAAGGCAAAGTACCTAATGCAGAAAAGAGAGAGTCTGGTCCTAGACAGGTAGCTATAAATGAAGCTGTTCAAAGAGTTCAGGTACTGCCAGATGCTGATACATTATTACATTTTGCCACAGAAAGTACACCAGATGGATTTTCTTGCTCTTCTAGCCTAAGTGGTCTGAGTCTTGATGAACCGTTTATACAGAAAGATGTAGAGTTAAGAATAATGCCTCCTGTACATGAAAATGAACATGGAAATGAAGCAGAACCTGAACAGCCAGATGATACAAAGGATAaccaagagaagaaagcagagaagcctactgaagcagaaaaagacaTTATGGATGATTCCGATGATGATGATATTGAAATATTGGAAGAATGTATTATATCTGCAATGCCAACAAAATCTTCACGTAAAGCCAAAAAGCCTTCTCAAgcatctgctttaaaaatacctcCTCCTGTAACCAGAAAGCCAAGCCAACTGCCAGTTTTCAAACTTTTGCCTTCACAAACTGGATCACAGTCCCAAAAGCGTGTGAGTTTTACACCTGGAGATGATATGCCATGGGTATATTTTGTTGAGGATACACCAATAAATTTTTCAACAGCTACATCTTTGAGTGACCTCACAATAGAATCACTACCAAATGAGTTGGCCAATGTAGAGAATGTGGGTACAAGGGCAGAGTCAGGGAATTTTGAAAAGAGAGACACCATTCCTACAGAAGGTATAAGTACAGATGACTCTCGGAGAGCAAAAAGCTCAACTAGGACTGCCCCAGGACTGGATGATGACAAAACAGAAGAGGGTGATATTCTGGCCGAATGCATTAACTCAGCTATGCCAAAAGGAAAAAGTCACAAACCTTTCAGAGTGAAGAAGATAATGGATCAAATTCAACAAGCATCTTTATCTGTAAGTAACAAAAATCAGTCAGAATGTTATAAAAAGAAGCCAACATCACcagtaaagcccattccccaaaATAATGAATATAGAGCACATGTAAGAAAAAACACAGAGCCTAAAAGCTATATTAATAATGAAAGAAGCTATTCAGAGAACAGAGACACAAAGAAACAgaatcttaaaaataattcaagataTTTTAATGACAAACTTCCAAATAATGAAGAGCATGTTAAAGGAAGCTTTGCATTTGATTCCCTTCATCATTACACACCTATTGAGGGAACTCCTTATTGTTTTTCACGGAATGATTCTCTAAGTTCTTTAgattttgatgatgatgatgttgacCTTTCAAGGGAGAAGGCAGAATTgcgaaaaggaaaagcaaaggaaacagaaactgAAGACTGTACTAATACAGAACAGCCTTCAAATCAGCAACCAAGTAATAGGACACAAGTTTGTCAAAAATACCCAACAGGCAGAAGCCAACCTAAAACTTTCTCTCAGTCAACTAAAGATATTCCAGACAGAGGAGCAGCTACAgatgagaaaatacagaattttgctATTGAAAACACACCTGTGTGTTTTTcttgcaattcatctcttagttCCCTCAGTGATATTGatcaagaaaacaacaaagaaagtgAACATGCAAAACAAACTGAGGCTCCTGATTCACAGATAGAATCAAATGGACCTCAGACTTCTGGTTATGCACCTAAAGCATTTCATGTTGAAGATACTCCTGTATGTTTCTCTAGAAACAGCTCTCTCAGTTCTCTTAGTATTGACTCAGAAGATGATCTGTTGCAGGAATGCATTAGTTCTGCTatgcctaaaaagaaaaaaccctcaaaagtaaagagtgaaagtgaaaaaaataattccagaaatATGGGTGATATATTGGCAGAAGATTTAACACTGGATTTGAGAGAGATACAGAGGCCAGATTCAGAACATGGTTTCTCACCTGATTCAGAGAACTTTGATTGGAAAGCTATACAAGAAGGTGCAAATTCTATAGTTAGTAGCTTGCAtcaagctgcagctgctgcatcaCTGACTAGACAAGCTTCATCAGACTCTGACTCTATCCTTTCATTAAAATCTGGTATTTCTCTGGGATCACCATTTCATCTTACCCCAGACCAAGAAGAAAAGCCTTTTACTAGTAATAAAGGTCCAAGAATTCTTAAGCCAGGAGAGAAGAGTACATTGGAGTCTAAAAAAGTAGAATCTGAAAATAAGGgaatcaaaggaggaaaaaaggtatATAAAAGTATAATTACAGGAAAAGCTTGCTCCAAATCAGAAGTTTCAAGTCAGTTAAAGCAACCACAGCAAACAAGTATGACTTCAATTTCACGTGGTAGGACAATGATTCATATTCCTGGAGTTCGAAATAGTTCCTCAAGTACTAGTCCTGTTTCCACAAAAGGTCCCCCACTAAAAAATACAAACTCCAAGAGTCCCAGTGAAAGCCAAAGTTCCATTACTTCTTCAAGAGGACTCAAGTTATTAGTGAAACCTGAGTCAGCTCCTGTAACTAGGCAACCATCTCAACAGAGCGGATCAAGTAAAGGACCTTCTAGATCAGGATCTAGAGACTCCACTCCTTCTAGACCTCAACAGCAGCCATTAAGCAGGCCTCTGCAATCTCCAGGTCGAAACTCAATTTCCCCAGGAAGAAATGGTATAAGTCCTCCCAACAGACTTTCTCAGTTGCCAAGGACATCATCTCCTAGTACAGCTTCAACTAAATCTTCAAGTTCAAGAAGAATGTTATATACAGCACCAGGCAGGCAGATGAGCCAACAAAACCTTACAAAGCAAACTGCTTTACCTAAGAGTACCAGTGGCATTCCCAGAAGTGAGTCTGTTTCAAAAGGATTAAACCAAATTCTCAATAGTGGTGTATCAAACAAAAAGGCTGAACTATCCAGAATGTCATCCACAAAATCTAGTGGAAGTGAATCTGACAGATCTGAAAGACCTGTTCTGGTTCGTCAGTCAACTTTTATTAAAGAAGCTTCAAGTCCAACTCTAAGACAGAAATTAGAAGAGTCTGCTTCATTTGAATCTCTGTCTCTTTATAGGCCAGGCTCTCCCACTAGGTCCCAAATACAGACTCCAGTTTTAAGTCCATCTCTTCCCAATATGTCTTTATCCACTCATTTAACTGCCCAGACTAGTGGTTGGCAAAATTTACCTCCTAATCTGAGTCCTTCTGCAGAATATGATGGGAGACCAGCAAAACATCATAACATAGCTCGTTCTCATTCTGAGAGTCCATCTAGATTGCTAATCAATAGATCAGGAACATGGAAGCGTGAACATAGTAAGCATTCCTCATCACTTCCTCGTGTAAGCACTTGGCGAAGAACTGGAAGTTCTTCCTCAATTCTGTCAGCTTCTTCAGAATCCAGTGAAAAGGCAAAAAGTGAAGATGAAAAGCAACATGGAAGTTCTATACACAAACAAAGTAAAGAAAGTCAAGCACCAGCAAAAGGtacttggagaaaaataaaagaaaatgaaattcctCAAATAAAGAATGATCCTCAGTATTCTTCCTCAGGTGCAACAAATGACTCTGATTCCAAACCTCTAATTTATCAGATGGCACCAGCTGTCTCTAAGACAGAGGATGTGTGGGTGAGGATAGAGGACTGCCCTATTAATAAACCTCAATCTGGAAGATCCCCAACTAGAAATACTACCCCTGTTATTGATGGTGTTTCAGAGAAAGGGAGTGTGAATGATAAAGATTCTAAAGagattaatgaaaaacaaaatccaggGAATGGAAATGTTCCTGTTTGTACCATTGCTTTAGAAAATTGTCCAAACTCTTTCTTTCAGATAGACAGTCCAGATAAGAAAGGAACGGAAGCAAAACCTGTACAGAATAATCCTGTTCCTACACCACAAAATAATGAAAGTACTGTTAGTGAGCGTACACCATTCAGTTCCAGTAGCTCGAGCAAACATAACTCCCCCAGTGGTACTGTTGCAGCAAGAGTTACTCCTTTCAACTACAGTCCAAGTCCCAGGAAGAGTAGTGCAGACAACAGTTCTGCTCGGCCATCACAAATACCAACGCCAATAAATAACAGTACAAAGAAACATGACTCAAAGACTGAAAATACAGACTCCAGCAGAACTCAGAGCCCTAAACGTCATTCTGGCTCTTACCTGGTGACTTCtgtttaagtaaataaaaaaataaatgcaatttatgtATTATATACAGCAGCTATTTAGaaattttgtttcaaatgaaaCTTGAAAGAATGGGTGTTGTTTTTATCTTTTGTAAATAGGTTTGATTCTTGTTAGGGGGTCCTTGTTCTGGAAGCCATATTTGATAGTATACTTTGTCTTCACCAGTAATATTTTGGAGGAATGCCTAATTGACAGCTTGGAATAAAATTGCTAATGCAATTATATTTGTACAGTATGTTTATCATATTTAATTAGCATCCCATCCCATAATCCTTTAAACATTGCTTGTCTTGAAATCATGAGCATTACAGATAGAGATGATACAGTCATATTGCTTTATCAATTGTTTATGGATTACAGACTGACTAAACGACATCGGGGAAGAATTCgtattatttatgaaaaaaagtaaCTCAGTTTTAGTATTTGTGAATCCTTCTAACACAATAATTAATCATGTGGCTGTGAAATTCACAGTACTATGGTTTCTGCTGAACAAGTTTTCCCAGCCTGCTTTCCTGCATGAATAGAACTGATCGTTCATTTTCTGAACTAATGATTAACATTTCTGTGGTCACATAATGCGCATAGATAGTTATGGTGCAACAATTTGCACTTTCTTTGTGCTCCACAAAAAAATGGACAACTGTGTAACTGTAAAACcttgaacaaaattattttacctgAACTAGATTTTATCTTAAAGTAAGTAGAATTTTTTTGCTATGCGGTAACTTGTTATATATTCTGGTACTTGAGGTGAGGTGGCTGCTCTTCTGTTAATGAGACATGGGTGATGTCTCAACAGAGactaaaataaacatttcagaataaattattACTATATGTAAATTGTTTGTGTTACTTCTGCATtacataaaaacatattttattttgagatgTCACTTTATAATGTGTTGTATAATGCACTTACACTTAAGGCCTGATCCAGCAGAATCTTGCACCTCCAATATTCACTCTTCTTTATCACTGACAAATGGCTGTTGTTGGATGCTTATACCcactgcaggatcaggccctaggTCTTCTGTACTATATTTGCAATTGAGACAGTTTCACACATCTCAGGTGCATAACAAGGCTAAAAGCAGGGTATTTCCAGAAGCCAAGCAGTATAATTGTTTTCATGACTGCAAGCCTGAAACAatattggattttaaaaaaaccccacacttttgttttataaatattaCTTTTAATTGGGGAAAATAATGTACAATGTGAAATAGTGACTATAAGATGAAactttaatttatttgaaatcttaatgcattatttatttatttttaaaaaaatgatcaaGGGAAAATATTGCAAAAATCCTATGACAAGAAATGTGTTATCATAGTGGAAAAAGTTTTATATGGAAAACAGGACATTTGCTGCCACAGGTCTTTTTGATGTGAATATGGTTTGTgctaaaacctttaaaaatatagCCTGAATTTAGATGAGATTTGGGTCAAGGTAGAAACGCTTAGGAGATAACATAACATTTGCCATTTTGTGCATGATTAATGAACCATGAAATGGTATCTCATTTTTGTTGTATCTTGACTATTCTAAAGTTAGCATTCTAAATAATTGGTAATCAGGTTTCAAAATGCCCTGATTTCAGGAAGCACTGAAATAGAGCAATTTAACTTTATGGTATCTTTAACACAATTGCAGACTATCACATCTGTGGCTTTTGTACTTCACCTGATACTGAGATGAATCTATTTTTATCTTAAATTCAGCATATGTCATGCACTTTTTATGAACAGAAATGAGATACTATCAGCAGACAGAAATCAATTTAGATTAGTTTAAAAGCCAATAACAAAATATCTTTTTGGAAGAAGTGGTATCTTATTTGCTCTTTTGTTCTTTGTCTCCCATCAAATTTGCTTATAGACATGCCATACTTCTGTATCATCTGGTGAATCTGTAAACAGCACTCCTCatgttaacatttaaaatattttctatatagtAGTCCTCACAAAACCTTTGATATGAATGTTATTGTCCTTTTAAAGATGAAATAGAGACAGAGAGAGATTATGTGATTTGTTCAAAGTCAAGACTTTGCATTGGAGTAGAATACAGAACACCATTCCTGtgtttaaaatgcaagaaattttttcttataaatgatgtgagattttttttgtgctaGGTTTTTAACTATTAATTTGAAGTTATACCACGTAATCCAGGATTGTCAGTTAATGTCAGCTTTACATCTACATCCTGTTGATTTAAGAGTTTAAAgttaaatataaagaaattctgatttcagttttatAACAAAATAATTGTATGTGTATCAAACACcagaatgtctttaaaaaattataatggcTTCTCTAGGTAGTCTTGGAGGTACTTCATGATCATTATAATTGGGAAGTTTCTCTTAATATCCTCATAACTAGCTTATATTTGTAGCAAAGATAGGTAAGTTAAACTTTCCAACTATAAGGGTAGTGAAACACTAAAATATGCTTCCCATGGGAGTTGTTAAATTTTCATTATATAAGTTTTAAGAGGTTTAGCAAACATCTCTCAGGGATGGACTTTAGTATATTTCATATTGCCTGTATGCAGAGAGATGGACTTAGGTGACCTTTTGAAATTCCTTCCAGACCTACATTTCTCTGATCCTATATCTAAAATGCTTAGTATGCATTAAGAGCCTTTTTGAATATTTAAGGACATCCATGATGTTTGATTTATGTTAGTGATTAGGATACAAAGTTATGATGCCTAAGATTGATAGCCATATTTGGTTTATGCTGCTAAAGATTTACTCTTCTTCCTTGGTTTTATTTCTATGAAGTCACCACAGGAGGTGACAGGACATTATGTCAaggcaaaaggaggaaaagcaaggagCAAAGGAAACCAAGACtcattttgctgttcttctgAGATGCACTGCCTTTATTTCTCTAGATTTTGGCAGAACTTTTGCGATTTGTATGTAGACCTTTAGTTGTCCTTACCATTTCCAGTATATATCAAACTTGTACTTGAAAATCAGTTTACACTTTAAATATATTCATAAAGCTGATTTCAGACTGACAGCTTTGTCCTCTTGTGAAAACTGGAAACCTGACCTCCCCACAAATTCTAATTAGTTCATTGTTTTAAATGTACATTCATTTTAGTTTCTCTCTGGAAGTTACATAAGTGTGCCATAGTAAGGTTATTGCTCAATTTCTGTGAAAGCTCTTCTGACTAAATATTGCAGACTTGAAAAGGGAACTAAactatttatatttttcatgtgcaattCTCCCTGTGAAAGCTTAAACATAATTCTCAAAACTCTTTCTCAGAGATGCCAGCTTAGATGCCAGGATTTCCTGACATGACTGGAGTATTGTTTCAAGCAAGACTTGGCTTCAGAATACAAATATAGTTTATACTGTATTCTTCAATGTGGACTATCTCTGATAGCTTTGGGGAAGTTAATTGTTGTGTCTTGGgcaaaggggagaaaaggaaataattgatAATTTCAGACTGTCAGCCATACTTCCCCAAGGATATACTTTCATATCTTCTCCAATAAAGTACATAAACTGCGTAGGAAGGACAATAACATTTGTCCACAAAttaatgagattttatttttaaagtataacaGTAGGccatgaaactgaaaaaaacttatGTATGCTAATCTGACAGCCGAATTCCTTAATCTTCACTTCAGAATATTTCCTAGCTgtctgtctgtgtcccctccccagtcAGAGGTAAGAGAAATGGGGATTACCAAGAAGATAATAAGCAGTTTATTAATAGATGTCTTCGCTCTTTTTTAAGGGTAAAGACTGCATGTTGTTTCTGAAGTAGCAGCTTACACTGTTGAAAGaagtttccttctcctttcccatgcTCCTGACTGCTCCTGCAGTCTGGCGCTCGTCCAACCCTTCAGTGAGCCAATTCAACTCTTACCTGACAGAATTGGCAGGGGAATAAGATTAGTGCTGCTTTAGTGCATTGAAGTGCTGCCTGAGTCAGCAGAAAGAAGATTGCAAACAGCTAGGACTGATGGGAGGAGAGGGTGGGATAGCTTCCTTTATGAGTGGTGAGTGTTATATTGGAACAAACCATTACATGAAATTTTAAACTGGTATGCCAAGCTTCAGAActgtttttcatcctttttgAGACAGCAAAAACATATTAAAGTTTTGGACTCTAACTGTTGTTCACTCTGAACTGCCTAATAGCCCCAAGCACTTTGCATTTAAACGTATTATGTTCCAGACAAATCTTTATCCTGGAAACTCTCACAAGTTTCTGCAGAAGTATTATGTTAATCTATAGTTTGTGttcatagaaaataaatttttcttcatcaaaatttTCCAAAGGACCAATTTTTCTACCATATATAAACTTCTGGATGACAAATTTTAAATTTGGAATACTGCATCCAATAAAAAGATTTACTGCAACTAGTTGTTTTCTCAAAGAGGCTTGAAGGGGGGAAAACATATCCCTTCCCTAATGAAGACAGTACTACTTTTAGAGATGATTTGGAAAATGTTTAGGTGAACTCTTAGAAGCTCCTGTATTCTCTTTTTACTATATGCCTCCCAAACTTTTTTCTCACCTAGCTCTCATTAAATAATATGAACAGCTGTAAGAGTGTTTCTAAAATCCCATGTAGACTTCCACCTAAACATAACCTCATATACCTACTGTAATGTCTTGCAGTCTCATCCACCTGACAGCTTTGTTCTTGATGAGATGTGTGATCCAGATAAAGCTGTGAATTAGAAGTGAATTGTCAGTCAATAAGCAGCCTGACTTCCTCCAAATGCTTACAACTTTGAGGACTTTATTGATACCAAATCACCCAAATGTATTCACTCTTTGCTTCCACAGCCATGTCCTTTGCACTTTTAAGTATAACCTGAAAAAatgcttatgcttttttttt comes from Accipiter gentilis chromosome W, bAccGen1.1, whole genome shotgun sequence and encodes:
- the LOC126035233 gene encoding adenomatous polyposis coli protein-like isoform X2, which translates into the protein MAAASYDQLLKQVEALKMENSNLRQELEDNSNHLTKLETEASNMKEVLKQLQGSIEDETMASSGQIDLMERLKELNLESSNFPGVKLRPKVFMRSYGSWEGSVSSPSEECSPVPIGSFPRRGFMNGSKESTGYLEELERERSLLLVELEKEEKEKDWYYAQLQDLTKRIDSIPLTENFSLQTDMTRRQLEYEARQIRAAMEEQLGTCQDMEKRAQVRVMRIQQIEKDVLCIRQLLQSQAAEAERAPQSKHDVGSHDTERHNEGQGTAEISIATTGTGQGSATQMDHETASVMNSSNNYSVPRRLTNHLGTKVEMVYSLLSMLGTHDKDDMSRTLLAMSSSQDSCIAMRQSGCLPLLIQLLHGNDKDSVLLGNSRGTKEARARAGAALYNIIHSQPNDKRGRREIRVLHLLEQIRAYCETCWKWQEPHEEGMDQDKNSVPAPVDHQICPAVCVLMKLSFDEEHRHAMNELGGLQAIAELLQVDCEMYGLTNNHYSVTLRRYAGMALTNLTFGDVANKATLCSMKDCMRALVAQLKSESEDLQQVVASVLRNLSWRADVNSKKTLREVGSVKALMECALEVKKESTLKSVLSALWNLSAHCTENKGDICAVDGALAFLVGTLTYRSQTNTLAIIESGGGILRNVSSLIATNEEHRQTLRENSCLQTLLQHLKSHSLTIVSNACGTLWNLSARNAKDQEALWDMGAVSMLKNLIHSKHKMIAMGSAAALRNLMANRPAKYKDANIMSPGSSLPSLHVRKQKALEAELDAQHLSETFDNIDNLSPKASHHNKQRHKQNIYNEYVLDSSRHDDGICRSESFNTGHMTTLSPYLNATVLPGSSSSSRGNIENSRSEKDRSFDRDGAVDLSSYHPVTENTGNSSKRTGMQISAAAQIAKVMEKVTSMHIPQEDRSSCSTSEMHCLTEDRNVPRRTAAAHTHSNTYFPKSENSNRTCPTLYTKMEYKRASNDSLNSVSSSDGYGKRGQMKPSVESYSEDDESKFCSYGQYPADLAHKIHSANHMDDNDEELDTPINYSLKYSDEQLNSGRQSPSQNERWARPKHIIDDEIKQNEQRQLRSQNATYSTYTESVDDKHMKYQSPFGQQECVSSFTSRGSNGSEQSRVGSTLGMNQKVNQSLCQVDDYDNDKPTNYSERYSEEEQHKEEEDRPTNYSIKYNEEEHHVDQPIDYSLKYSTEIHPSSQKPSFAFSNSSSVQSTKTDHISSSCGNISTPSGSSERQNQLHPGSAQSRSSHAQKTASCKTPSINQETIQTYCVEDTPICFSRCSSLSSLSSAEDEIGRDQSTHVTDANNTLQRAELKENNGILSTEGAVSEVASAPQHIRTKSSRLQTPSLSPSDSSRHKAVEFSSGAKSPSKNGAHTPKSPPEHYVQETPLMFSRCTSVSSLDSFESHSIASSVQSEPCSGMVSGIISPSDLPDSPGQTMPPSRSKTPPPAQGAQVKKEVAKGKVPNAEKRESGPRQVAINEAVQRVQVLPDADTLLHFATESTPDGFSCSSSLSGLSLDEPFIQKDVELRIMPPVHENEHGNEAEPEQPDDTKDNQEKKAEKPTEAEKDIMDDSDDDDIEILEECIISAMPTKSSRKAKKPSQASALKIPPPVTRKPSQLPVFKLLPSQTGSQSQKRVSFTPGDDMPWVYFVEDTPINFSTATSLSDLTIESLPNELANVENVGTRAESGNFEKRDTIPTEGISTDDSRRAKSSTRTAPGLDDDKTEEGDILAECINSAMPKGKSHKPFRVKKIMDQIQQASLSVSNKNQSECYKKKPTSPVKPIPQNNEYRAHVRKNTEPKSYINNERSYSENRDTKKQNLKNNSRYFNDKLPNNEEHVKGSFAFDSLHHYTPIEGTPYCFSRNDSLSSLDFDDDDVDLSREKAELRKGKAKETETEDCTNTEQPSNQQPSNRTQVCQKYPTGRSQPKTFSQSTKDIPDRGAATDEKIQNFAIENTPVCFSCNSSLSSLSDIDQENNKESEHAKQTEAPDSQIESNGPQTSGYAPKAFHVEDTPVCFSRNSSLSSLSIDSEDDLLQECISSAMPKKKKPSKVKSESEKNNSRNMGDILAEDLTLDLREIQRPDSEHGFSPDSENFDWKAIQEGANSIVSSLHQAAAAASLTRQASSDSDSILSLKSGISLGSPFHLTPDQEEKPFTSNKGPRILKPGEKSTLESKKVESENKGIKGGKKVYKSIITGKACSKSEVSSQLKQPQQTSMTSISRGRTMIHIPGVRNSSSSTSPVSTKGPPLKNTNSKSPSESQSSITSSRGLKLLVKPESAPVTRQPSQQSGSSKGPSRSGSRDSTPSRPQQQPLSRPLQSPGRNSISPGRNGISPPNRLSQLPRTSSPSTASTKSSSSRRMLYTAPGRQMSQQNLTKQTALPKSTSGIPRSESVSKGLNQILNSGVSNKKAELSRMSSTKSSGSESDRSERPVLVRQSTFIKEASSPTLRQKLEESASFESLSLYRPGSPTRSQIQTPVLSPSLPNMSLSTHLTAQTSGWQNLPPNLSPSAEYDGRPAKHHNIARSHSESPSRLLINRSGTWKREHSKHSSSLPRVSTWRRTGSSSSILSASSESSEKAKSEDEKQHGSSIHKQSKESQAPAKGTWRKIKENEIPQIKNDPQYSSSGATNDSDSKPLIYQMAPAVSKTEDVWVRIEDCPINKPQSGRSPTRNTTPVIDGVSEKGSVNDKDSKEINEKQNPGNGNVPVCTIALENCPNSFFQIDSPDKKGTEAKPVQNNPVPTPQNNESTVSERTPFSSSSSSKHNSPSGTVAARVTPFNYSPSPRKSSADNSSARPSQIPTPINNSTKKHDSKTENTDSSRTQSPKRHSGSYLVTSV